AATGATGGAGAATGCTTTTCTGAAGCGCTTGTGACACAATGGATACAATATAGGGTTGATAGCTGAATTTGTGTATAATATCCAGACTGTGATATCGTACCAATAAGAAGGTATGCAGTATCCCCGGCAGGCAGTTCTTACACTGATAAGAAAAGTGATAGGGGCCCAGCACATAGCAAAGATGCAAACAAGAATTGTGAGAGATTTGGCCACCTTCTTGTCCCTGGATAGCTGAAGGACGTGTATGTTATAAGTATTGGATACATTGTCCATTTGTAAAGTGTCTTTTGTTTGGAAACATTGGCTGAGAGATTTCTTCACTTTCTTTCTTAGTGGAACAGAAATCTTCATGCGATCTGTAGACAGCACTAGAGTTGTGGCTATAATGTATGGAGGTTTACCATGATTTTCTCTGAGAGCAGATGATGGAGGAGCAgactgttgcctttttttcttactACGTTTAGTGATGCTCCAGTAGATGCTTAGATTAAAATGTGAAATACTTATTAATGGAAGAATAAAATCAAATATTGATGTGCCCAAGAAGAAAGACCAGGTGTCACTAAAGGCAGGTGTACATTCACTCTCAGCCATCTCTTTTTTACCAAAAATTGCTTCCCAAAATAGGATGGCTGGACCGTATAGTAGGAAAGACACTACCCAGATGGAAGCCATCTTCAGAGCTGTCTGACCGTGTCTTTTCTGAACAGAACGATATAGCAGCTGCCAAATACAAAAAGCACAGACACTTTCTGCTTAAGGGTCACAAATATGACATTTAGCATCAGACAGAGAATCAGTATTTAGCCGGTAAATCTAATTTTGGTGATTTATGTAATAAGAAAAGAATGGTAGATGTATAATAGACAGGTCTACACCTAGACAATACAGTTTTCCATAGGATGCATTTACAAAACGTGCGTTAGTGAGTGAGTTGGAGGTCACACAGCAATCTTTTGGGCATGGTGAAGGCTGGTC
This is a stretch of genomic DNA from Ranitomeya variabilis isolate aRanVar5 chromosome 6, aRanVar5.hap1, whole genome shotgun sequence. It encodes these proteins:
- the LOC143783296 gene encoding histamine H3 receptor-like, translated to MTRLLVYNESGLVVLNLNETSGLDPRFSEGVRSVIMLYISLLMMVTIFGNILVMVAFIVDKSLRTQSNFFLLNLAICDFFIGAFNAPLYVLYLLTGKWMLGKDICKLWLITDYSMSTASAFNIVLISYDRFLCVTKALLYRSVQKRHGQTALKMASIWVVSFLLYGPAILFWEAIFGKKEMAESECTPAFSDTWSFFLGTSIFDFILPLISISHFNLSIYWSITKRSKKKRQQSAPPSSALRENHGKPPYIIATTLVLSTDRMKISVPLRKKVKKSLSQCFQTKDTLQMDNVSNTYNIHVLQLSRDKKVAKSLTILVCIFAMCWAPITFLISVRTACRGYCIPSYWYDITVWILYTNSAINPILYPLCHKRFRKAFSIIFRLKKQNS